From Pelosinus fermentans DSM 17108, the proteins below share one genomic window:
- the deoC gene encoding deoxyribose-phosphate aldolase, giving the protein MNTYIDHTLLKPDATPHDIRCLCKEAAEYKFAAVCINPCYVDLAVSLLAGTGVKVATVIGFPLGSNLSIVKAFEAKQAVLHGADELDMVINIGAAKLGLWEAVLYDIQQVIAEGQGRIVKVIVETGLLAEEEKERVCRIVLESGAQFIKTSTGFAGGGATIADIRLFKSIIGDRIGIKASGGIRSFEEAAAMIAAGATRIGTSKGIEIVS; this is encoded by the coding sequence TTGAATACCTATATTGATCATACGCTTTTAAAACCAGATGCAACGCCTCATGATATTCGTTGCTTATGTAAAGAAGCGGCAGAATATAAATTTGCTGCTGTATGTATTAATCCATGTTATGTAGATCTGGCGGTCAGTTTATTAGCGGGTACGGGTGTGAAGGTGGCTACAGTTATTGGTTTTCCCTTGGGATCAAATTTGTCTATCGTCAAGGCTTTTGAAGCTAAACAAGCTGTTTTGCATGGTGCTGATGAATTAGATATGGTGATTAATATTGGTGCCGCCAAATTAGGTCTCTGGGAGGCTGTACTGTATGATATTCAACAGGTCATAGCAGAAGGGCAAGGACGTATTGTTAAGGTCATTGTAGAAACCGGGCTGCTAGCAGAGGAAGAAAAGGAACGGGTTTGCCGTATTGTTTTGGAAAGCGGCGCTCAGTTTATTAAAACATCTACAGGATTTGCAGGAGGCGGTGCCACTATTGCAGATATCAGGTTATTTAAGTCCATTATCGGAGATCGAATTGGTATTAAAGCATCAGGTGGGATTCGTAGTTTTGAAGAGGCCGCAGCTATGATTGCTGCTGGAGCCACGCGGATCGGAACCAGTAAAGGGATTGAAATTGTAAGCTAG
- a CDS encoding Fur family transcriptional regulator has protein sequence MEVCITSLLRDKGFKVTPQRLAIYNMLSSTRSHPNAEMIFNELQAMYPTMSLATVYKTMEILKEIGLVQVLNAGEDSFRYDAVMTNHPHVRCTECGQVEDVPDINIDAFVSEVSRGTKYQIMGQQFYFHGICPACQRKNSN, from the coding sequence ATGGAAGTCTGTATCACGTCTTTGCTGAGAGATAAAGGATTTAAGGTTACCCCTCAACGGTTGGCTATCTATAATATGTTATCTTCTACACGGTCTCACCCTAATGCAGAGATGATTTTTAATGAACTGCAGGCGATGTACCCAACGATGAGCTTAGCTACTGTATATAAAACGATGGAAATTCTTAAAGAAATCGGTTTAGTGCAAGTATTAAATGCAGGTGAAGATAGTTTTCGTTATGATGCTGTTATGACGAATCATCCTCATGTGAGATGCACGGAATGCGGCCAAGTCGAAGATGTTCCTGATATTAATATTGATGCATTCGTCAGTGAAGTCTCTCGAGGTACTAAATATCAGATTATGGGACAACAGTTTTATTTTCATGGAATCTGCCCTGCTTGTCAACGAAAAAATAGCAATTAA